AGAAGCGAAATTACAGGGCGATTCATTGCGTATGCATAAAACAGATCGCGGTGATGCCCACCAGTTGGCACTCACACATTTTACAAATCTACGGCGTCAGAAAACAGAATCTCATGACATCTATCATCAATTGAATCAGCTATCGAGACATTATGATGAGTTAGAGGACGAGCTATCAGTTGTCCGTAATCGTTTACACAAAACGCTTCAAGAAACTTTTCCTGAAATCGAGTCCGTTTTTACAAGTAAATCGGGCCAATTCTTAAATGTTGTGCAACTATTTCCTCATCCAGATTTTCTTCTCATGCATTCAAAGACCGTTATTAAAAACCGATTGATTGCGAACACGGAGAAAAGAATTTCGAGCAAAAAAGCAGAAGAAAAAGCGATTCAATTGTTAGAAGTCGCAAATAATTCCTATCCTGCGGCTCACGCAACAGACGTTGCTTGTGATCATGCTCGTATCTATGCAAGGCGATTTCAAGAATTGCTTTATCAAAAAGATGCATGTATTCAACAGATGGTATCCATGTCTGAACCACTAGAAGAATTTCATATTCTGAAGAGTATCCCGTCGATTGGAGACAATACAGCAGTACGAATCATCGGTGAAATAGGCGATATCCGACGATTTACTACGCACAAGCAAGTGAATGCCTATTGTGGAATAGACATTCGGCGTTATCAATCTGGGAAATTCCTCGCAAAAGATAAGATTAATAAACGTGGAAACGCCCATTTGAGACGTTTGCTCTATATTGTCATTTCAAACATGATTAAATCACAGCGACTCTCACCAAATCATGTAGTGGATTACTACTACAAATTAAAAAAGCAACCAAATAACAAATGTCATAAGGTTGCCGTTGTCGCCTGCATGAACAGACTTTTAAAAACTATTTATTTTTTAATAACTCAAAACAAACTGTACGATTATGGATTAGCCCCCGATATCGTAGTACCTAAATAATAACATACACAAAGTCCTTTTGAAAATGATAATCAGAAGGTTTATTTAGTATGTCTTTCATTTTGTAAGTTCAAAATTGAAACAATTCGAAGAAAGAGTTTAAAGAAAATCATTGACTAATCGTAAGAAAAACTCCCCGTCCATCTGGGGAGTCTTAGCGTTAATCTTTCGGTCGATCAGGCATGAACAGAAAATAAGTGATGATACCAGCGAATATTCCACCACCTAAAGAGATAAGATAGCGAGAACTTTCCACAATTTCTGCGTAATTTGCGCCGACATACCAGTTCGCTAAAAAGAAAACGGAGATGGCGACAGCAAGTGCAATGCCGATTCGGCTTTTTTTCGTGCGTGTTTCCATTAGTTTTCGCTCGCTAGCTTTCCATTAACGGCATAATGGTTTTTTTTCATGTCCTCAATGAAGACAACTACTTTCTCCGTTGGTGCACCAGTTGTTTCTGCTACGACTTCTGTTACTTTTTCCACTAACGCTTTTTTCTGTTCGTCTGTACGTCCTTCTAACATTTTTACGGTTACATATGGCATTTTTAGTCCTCCTTGTTTTCCATTCGTGTCTCTATTGGATATAATAACAGAACGGAGGCGACTACGTATGTCTAATGAACAAAAACCAAAACAAAAAGTAGGATTTACGATTATTAAAGATGACCCGACGGATGGCCACGGTGGATATGGAGTAGGTTCCTTATCGCTTGAGCATGTTTCACCGGTGATTTTAGATGTGGAAGAAAAAATAGCACGCGTGGAAATTGGTGCGATGCATGCACGAAGTGATACAGAACGTGGGATTAAATTCACGACGAATCGAGAAGATTCAGAAGGTGGAAAACCGTACTGGCTTATTTGGGTAACTATCGACCATAAAGCTGAAGGTCCTTACTACGCAGGCGTGACTGCATGTGAGATGGTCATTAATCGAGAAAAGCGTCGAGGCTATAAAATTCTTGCCGACCACGTAAACAAAATGGATAAATCGATGAAGCGTCAAATTATCGTCGAACAAATGGACGACCCATCGAAAGAAGTACTTCGTGATTTTCTACAATCGCACAACCCAGAAATGTGGGAGAGAAGTGATTCGAAACTACACGAAGATCTTGCATAATAAGCTTTCTCAAATGTGACGATTCCGTTAACCTTTTTTTCTTGGTTGAATTGACACCTTAAAATAAGTAAACTTAAACGTAGCTGACAAAAATGTGAGCTAGGACATCTAGAAAATGGAAAAACATGAGCTTAGTACACTCATGTTTTCCGATTCTAGACTTTTTTTATTTCTGGGCAAATTTAATCCTTCCCACCTGTAAACCACGAAAAAGGAAACAAATCGTTCGTTTGCTTCAACGGACCTTCCTCTAATACATCTGGATCTGTACATAATCGTTTCGGAATATCCTCTTCTTTTAAATACATCAACCGTTGTTTTGTACACGACGAAACAGCGATTCCACCCGTCTCAATATCAATCACCGCCGCTTTTACCCCTTTTGGAGGAATGAAAGGCCGAGCAGCTTGTCCCGCATGCACTTTCTCCATAAAATCGATCCAAATCGATTTCGTCACTAGCTTATCCGCCGCGTGTGTTAACGTTTCCCCACTGTCATAGCCATTCCAAACACCTGCAGTTAACGTAGGAGAAAATCCTAACATCCACTGATCTGAATTGGTCGTTCCAGATTTTCCCGCGTACGGTCGCGTTTGTTTACTCCGAATTGCTAAACCTGTCGACGGCGTGTAATCGTTAAATACAGGATCGAACATCCCTGTCATCATATGTGTCAGCACGAATGTCTCTTTCTCTGGCAAAATGCGCTTATCCGATTTCGCCGGGTCTTTTTCGTATACCACATTCCCATCCGCGTCTTTAATCGAGAGAATCGTCGTTGGCTTGCGCTCAATTCCTGTACTTGCCAACTGATTATACGCAGCCGTTAACTCTTTTAACGTCACTTCCGCTGTACCGAGCGCCATTGACGGCGTATCTTGAATCGCCATATGCACCCCTAATTTTTTTGCCCACTTTTTTAACGGCTTGTAGCCAATCGTTTCGATCGTCTTCACCGCATAAATATTGTCGGAAATCGCCAGTGCCTGTGCGAGCGAAATCGGATGGTTCGCAAACTGTCCATTCACATTTTTCGGCT
The Paenisporosarcina cavernae genome window above contains:
- a CDS encoding IS110 family transposase, producing the protein MKHVIALDVSMGKSYVVLYNALKKCEKEMELIHNRPSFNQLAVLINDLTDGYGEQPHIVFEATGVYSRPVERFMRDHGFTYCLLNPLEAKLQGDSLRMHKTDRGDAHQLALTHFTNLRRQKTESHDIYHQLNQLSRHYDELEDELSVVRNRLHKTLQETFPEIESVFTSKSGQFLNVVQLFPHPDFLLMHSKTVIKNRLIANTEKRISSKKAEEKAIQLLEVANNSYPAAHATDVACDHARIYARRFQELLYQKDACIQQMVSMSEPLEEFHILKSIPSIGDNTAVRIIGEIGDIRRFTTHKQVNAYCGIDIRRYQSGKFLAKDKINKRGNAHLRRLLYIVISNMIKSQRLSPNHVVDYYYKLKKQPNNKCHKVAVVACMNRLLKTIYFLITQNKLYDYGLAPDIVVPK
- a CDS encoding histidine kinase, coding for METRTKKSRIGIALAVAISVFFLANWYVGANYAEIVESSRYLISLGGGIFAGIITYFLFMPDRPKD
- a CDS encoding 2-hydroxymuconate tautomerase; amino-acid sequence: MPYVTVKMLEGRTDEQKKALVEKVTEVVAETTGAPTEKVVVFIEDMKKNHYAVNGKLASEN
- a CDS encoding YwhD family protein, producing MSNEQKPKQKVGFTIIKDDPTDGHGGYGVGSLSLEHVSPVILDVEEKIARVEIGAMHARSDTERGIKFTTNREDSEGGKPYWLIWVTIDHKAEGPYYAGVTACEMVINREKRRGYKILADHVNKMDKSMKRQIIVEQMDDPSKEVLRDFLQSHNPEMWERSDSKLHEDLA